Proteins found in one Miscanthus floridulus cultivar M001 chromosome 4, ASM1932011v1, whole genome shotgun sequence genomic segment:
- the LOC136548891 gene encoding pectinesterase inhibitor 10-like — protein sequence MGARSPPLAGSASGTSTPTAAATSHGCPCVHLSLPLPLPPSLSSDPAAPCGSLSLSLSLPPSAQIRWPPSLPHPRCTAAPSLSPPSSIPPSPCRSPFPSPSPSSSLPQLRSGGGGLPLSLILAARRAPSHPSSSPLHRLREGAACAAPSPEIRSSAAPSFGGHLLLASPHGRGTRAGLEHAGSRPPPPRLPRGGWPQWDSGWHGL from the coding sequence ATGGGTGCGCGGTCACCGCCTCTAGCCGGATCCGCCTCGGGGACGAGCACGCCgacggccgccgccacctcccacGGCTGCCCCTGCGtccatctctccctccctctccctctccctccctccctcagctCAGATCCAGCTGCCCCGTGcggatctctctccctctccctctccctccctccctcagctCAGATCCGgtggcctccctctctccctcatcctcgatgcacggcggcgccctccctctctcctccatCCTCCATCCCTCCCTCCCCGTGCAGATCCccctttccctctccctctccctcttcctccctccctcAGCTCAGATCCGGTGGCGgtggcctccctctctccctcatccTCGCTGCACGGCGGGCTCCCTCCCACCCCTCTTCATCTCCTCTCCATCGCTTGAGGGAGGGCGCCGCCTGCGCAGCTCCTTCCCCCGAGAtccggagctccgccgctcctAGCTTCggtggccacctcctcctcgcctccccgCACGGCCGCGGCACACGCGCCGGCCTCGAGCACGCCGGCAGCCGCCCTCCTCCCCCAAGGCTCCCGCGCGGTGGCTGGCCTCAGTGGGACTCGGGCTGGCACGGCCTATGA